DNA from Brassica napus cultivar Da-Ae chromosome C4, Da-Ae, whole genome shotgun sequence:
GCCAACAATAGTTGCAtgatttttgacaaaaaaaaaaaagaaacttaaagaTAAACATTTTTATACATTAACATTAATCAAGAATGATCATGCATACAAGTTTAGAATAGTGAGCCATATGTATTCACATCAGTAAAACAGATGTTTTAAACACTTGAGATTATCCAAATTTTAGCAGAGAAGAtttgatcccaaaaaaaaaagaaacaaagaagaaagaacGAGAACACGAAGTTACTCAGAAAAATTCAATCAATCCTTTCAAGAAGAACGTGAAGACAAACATGAAACCATGATTAGCCAATTAATCAAGCGCTTCGTTTTAACCTTTCTTGAAACTCAAGAAACGACCTTTCTTTCTCCATCTTCATACTTTCTCTAAACTTGTAGATGAAGTCGTCGGCTCTCTCGTCAACCCTCAAATGCGGCGAAGCAGCCACCACTCTCCTCCATGCATCTTCCATCGAATCAGCAATCTCCGGCATCCCCTCTTCgtcctcttctttctcctcttttcGCCTCAcaactttctcttcttttcGCCGCACAACTTTCTCTGTGCTCTCACTAGTCCCTTCGCAGTGTGATTGGTTTTGGTATTGATAGATTTGAGAGTAATCGTCATCGTATTCATAGCTTCGACGCTTGGTTTTGGTGTGAGATCGTGAGAAGAAGTTGAGAAACCGCCGAGAAGTTTGGTTGCTGCTGCGGCTGTAGTATTTGTCTGAATAGCTAGTGTTTTCGAGGTACCTTGTTCGGAAAGGAACGATGAGACGGCAAGAAAGGAAACGAATGACACGAGCCGTTGATTCTCTGACCGTTGCAGCGATCTCGATGTCTCTGAGTTTGGACTTGACCATGTTTGTGAAGCTCTTCCATGCTCGCTTTGCTGGATTTTGCCTCTTCTTTTGCCTCAGCGAAACCATTTAGACACTActgtctctttttttcttttggcgaTGTGTGGACAAAATGTGTATTATTGTACAGAAATGgtttatattttggttataGCTAATAGAGCCCTTGATATTTTGATTAATTACTAAAACGCCATTGCTTTTGGGTAAAAAGTTGGCAACAAAAAgagcaaatctccaaaatagcacatttttaagtttatatcacaaaaatagcactcaaaaactaaaatgaccaaaatagcacatttctaagtttatcctttgaaaattttaatttttttatttttcaaaatttgaaatcttatccccaaaacctcatttctcaactctaaaccctaaactctaaaccctaaaccctaaactctaaaccctaaactctaaaccataaaccctaaaccctaaactctaaactctaaaccctaaaccctaaaccctaaaccctaaaccctaaaccctaaaatctaagccctaaaccctaaactctaaaccctaaaccataaaccctaaatcctaaaccccaccctttaactctaaaccctaagtttgtgacttttgataaaacattaagtgctatttttgtgacttttgaccttgagtgctagtttggaaataaacttgatttagtgctatttttgtctttttttccaacaaaaagaGCATATTTGTACCTTCGGGAATCAGGAtgctaatattttcatatatatatgtgtgtgtattatgaaatatatatttaggaaatcaatataatattttttgtaacttagaaatgaatatgaatataatttgatcaatgattttttttggttaaaattatCAATGATAAAAGTAGTAAAGAGATTATTATCCATTTTTGTCGGCAGaaaatcatattcatatttTCACATCTTCAGGatgttaatattttcataaataatgtatattatgaattaaatttatactTTATGAATATACTAATACATAATGGCTTGAAGAATAAAAAGAAGGTGTTTTCCAATTTCCAGACACATATGTCGGCATAAAATAAGAATTTGAGTTATCACATTGGCTTTTAAGAAGTATGAGCCTGAGCTGTTTTTCTTTTATAGCTAATCtgagttgtgtttcttttttctttgcaCTATGTGAGATGTTTTGAAGCTCTGTAAAGAAAACGTTCTTCTCCATGAAGCTAAGACCATGTGAGATCCGACCAAAGGGAAGGCCCATAATGTTAATGGATAAAGACTACTACTAAATGTAATTATTGGATGGGACTGTTGATCTAATAATTATTGTTTAACCAACCAACCAATCAATCATACATTTATATgcacattctatttttttttctaattaacaAGAGCTTTATATTCTTCATTCATACCAACCAAATTTTTTAAGACATGTATTTGACATTATCTGCTTAAATATGTCTTACATGTTTCAGAAAACTCGGATGTTTTCGGTAAAAACACTTTAGTCTTTAGGTGTACTTTTATTTATCTTCTTTGGGGATGGAATATTTGGTAGACTAGTTTATTGGTCGCGGCGATGTGATGAGGTGTGTCTCAGAGTAAATATTAactgtaaataaaatattgaacttTCTGCGCTCTTTGATTTTTCTATGCTTACATTTTATAGGTATCGAGTAGCCTTAGATATTTGGGTATTCTGGTCGGTCTGGATCTTTAGCTAGAGTGATTTTGGACCTATTTAAGATTTGGAAGTATTTCGATTTGATTTGAGTTCAGGTTCTATCGATTTTAGAACGGTTCAATTCTCaattttaaagttatttaatatttgatttttttttgtatacggTTTGGTTCAATTATTTACTAAtgatatactaaaaatatataaaaagagataaaaatatatttaaaatttgagaaaaaactaaaaagtcaACATGAAATACCAAACAAATACAAAAACTTgagaaaaggtaaaaaaaaaaaacacaatacatGAAATACCAAATATATACTTATAGTATCTGAACTGAAccaatattcaaaaatataacttataCATTTAGTATTTTCTAagtcatttatatatttgactAGGTGTTTTCcggcaccatgtgcagtaatatatttttaaaatttaaactatatttaaaaataaaatttattattattttagattttattatcaatattttagtataaatcTTGATTAATTGagcataaaattaagataaaataaataatttgtttatttaaaattatatttaagaatagatctgtattttttttttgtcatcaacttaagAATAGatctgtatatatttaaaattatagtgttagataaaaaatttctatttcTTTTCGATAAGATTTATTAAATCAActagtataaaattaataaaaactgatataaaagttgtataattatcaaatagtacaactaaaaaatatttctaaaatttgtagatatataaaagaagctaacaatattatgattaaaattatatttttttacaaaattgta
Protein-coding regions in this window:
- the LOC106390749 gene encoding uncharacterized protein LOC106390749, which produces MVSLRQKKRQNPAKRAWKSFTNMVKSKLRDIEIAATVRESTARVIRFLSCRLIVPFRTRYLENTSYSDKYYSRSSNQTSRRFLNFFSRSHTKTKRRSYEYDDDYSQIYQYQNQSHCEGTSESTEKVVRRKEEKVVRRKEEKEEDEEGMPEIADSMEDAWRRVVAASPHLRVDERADDFIYKFRESMKMEKERSFLEFQERLKRSA